The Leisingera caerulea DSM 24564 genome has a window encoding:
- a CDS encoding NAD+ synthase, translating to MTQDTLHIALIQDNPIVGDVEGNARLALKHLEENGDADLVVFSECFVSGYPVGDLVLRPGFIASVEEQIGRIRAEVIAKNGPSVLIGAPAAGTGLPYNAAFLIEPSGAMRIVRKRELPTNDVFDERRTFAGAEGNPSPLSFRGFSLGVQICEDMWHGQVSRALADELADVLLVLNGSPYQRGKQEVRLRHAAARVRATGLPLLYVNQVSGQDELVFDGGTFSMNTDGAVAGGCAFTPTVMKVVLRREQDGSVRVGLDAEPEGPRHPEDPIAADYNACVLGLRDYVGKTGMPRVFIGVSGGLDSALVLAMAVDAIGADRVIGVMMPSRHTSQASLDLADDLMRRTGVIRECISIDEGFEVVDAAMTSAASRLAGVLGIEPDHGIGRENDQSRLRGLKLMDLTNRLGGIVISTGNKSELAVGYCTLYGDTNGGFNPLKSVYKSDAFAMARWRNEAEAVLDVENPVAHPIPDEIIARPPSAELAEGQTDQQSLGDYDLLDCVLRQLVEVRAGAAAAARELERQFGAEDVWKRSGGYSALSYAERIAGLLRRAQYKRDQTCPGVKLNEVDFGLGLRLPIAGSYKL from the coding sequence ATGACCCAGGACACGCTCCACATCGCACTCATCCAGGATAATCCCATCGTCGGCGATGTCGAAGGGAACGCGCGCCTCGCGCTCAAGCACCTTGAGGAAAATGGCGATGCGGATCTTGTCGTCTTCTCGGAGTGCTTTGTCTCCGGCTATCCGGTTGGGGACCTGGTGCTGCGGCCCGGCTTTATTGCGTCGGTCGAGGAGCAGATCGGGCGGATCCGGGCGGAAGTAATTGCGAAAAACGGCCCGTCGGTGCTGATTGGAGCACCTGCCGCGGGAACCGGCCTGCCCTACAATGCAGCATTTCTGATCGAGCCGAGCGGTGCGATGCGCATCGTGCGCAAGCGGGAGCTGCCCACGAACGACGTTTTCGATGAGCGCCGGACCTTCGCTGGCGCCGAAGGCAACCCCTCCCCTCTCTCATTCCGCGGCTTCAGCCTGGGCGTGCAGATCTGCGAAGACATGTGGCACGGCCAGGTCTCCCGGGCTCTGGCGGATGAACTCGCGGATGTCCTGCTGGTACTCAATGGCTCGCCGTACCAGCGCGGCAAGCAAGAGGTCCGCCTGCGCCATGCCGCGGCCCGGGTGCGGGCGACAGGCCTTCCGCTGCTGTATGTCAATCAGGTCAGCGGTCAGGACGAGCTTGTCTTTGATGGCGGAACATTCTCGATGAACACGGACGGGGCGGTGGCTGGCGGTTGCGCTTTCACTCCGACGGTCATGAAGGTTGTGCTGCGGCGGGAGCAGGATGGCAGCGTGCGTGTCGGCCTGGATGCTGAGCCGGAAGGGCCCCGCCACCCGGAAGACCCTATTGCGGCCGATTACAATGCCTGCGTGCTGGGCCTGAGGGATTATGTCGGCAAGACCGGCATGCCGCGCGTCTTCATCGGCGTCTCCGGCGGGCTGGATTCAGCCCTTGTCCTGGCCATGGCCGTTGATGCGATCGGTGCAGATCGGGTTATTGGCGTGATGATGCCCTCGCGGCACACCAGTCAGGCCAGCCTCGATCTCGCCGACGACCTGATGCGCCGGACCGGCGTTATCCGGGAGTGCATCAGCATCGATGAAGGGTTCGAAGTTGTCGACGCGGCGATGACGTCGGCTGCTAGCCGCCTTGCCGGCGTGCTCGGCATCGAGCCGGATCATGGCATCGGCCGCGAAAACGATCAGTCCCGCTTGCGCGGCCTGAAGCTCATGGACCTCACCAACCGCCTGGGCGGCATCGTGATCTCCACCGGCAACAAGTCAGAGCTGGCGGTTGGCTATTGCACGCTCTATGGCGATACCAACGGAGGCTTCAATCCGCTCAAGAGCGTCTACAAGAGCGACGCGTTTGCGATGGCGCGCTGGCGCAACGAGGCCGAAGCGGTTTTGGACGTGGAAAACCCCGTTGCCCACCCGATCCCGGATGAGATCATTGCCCGCCCGCCAAGCGCAGAGCTTGCAGAGGGCCAGACCGACCAGCAGTCACTGGGCGATTATGACCTGCTCGACTGTGTCCTCAGGCAGCTTGTGGAAGTGCGCGCCGGCGCCGCAGCGGCAGCACGGGAGCTTGAGCGCCAGTTCGGTGCAGAAGATGTCTGGAAGCGCAGCGGAGGCTATAGCGCCCTGTCTTACGCTGAGCGCATTGCCGGGCTGTTGCGGCGGGCGCAGTATAAGCGCGATCAGACCTGCCCGGGCGTGAAGCTGAATGAGGTCGATTTCGGCCTCGGCTTGAGGCTTCCGATCGCTGGCAGCTACAAGCTGTAG
- a CDS encoding nicotinate phosphoribosyltransferase produces the protein MFPARTGQIEENEMSVDIAQRVHNHNFRIDPVVRSLLDTDFYKLLMTYFIWCNYPDVSVTFSVKNRTKSVRLPESISENELREQLDHVRSLQFTESELIWLQGARFYGQRNIFPGEFIDALRTMRLPEYQLRQEGGEFILDFTGPWWMVSHWEIPALSIINELRARSAMADMSAYQLRVLYSNATSKLVRKLKDLRGAGVPRIAEFGTRRRHSWLWQDFVIKAMREELGGNFLGTSNALHAMRHGIEAIGTNAHELPMTIAALARLETQGSEDASVARDALFESQYEVLRQWQQTFIGNLLVALPDTFGSTQFLKNAGENFPEIAAWKGFREDSKDPFVGGEEKIAFWKEIGQDPRQKSQLFSDGLDVDQMIALHEAFGGRILDGYGWGTMATNDFRGCDPRGLDLLDPISVVCKVSYVMRSGRGGISAVKLSDNYEKATGSEREIAYYREVFGAEGVANAPVIV, from the coding sequence ATGTTCCCGGCACGCACCGGGCAAATTGAGGAGAACGAGATGAGCGTCGACATTGCACAACGGGTTCACAACCACAATTTTCGCATCGACCCGGTGGTCCGCTCGCTGCTCGACACCGATTTCTACAAGCTGCTGATGACCTATTTCATCTGGTGCAACTACCCGGATGTGTCCGTCACCTTTTCTGTGAAAAATAGAACGAAATCCGTGCGGCTGCCGGAATCCATTTCGGAGAACGAGCTGCGCGAACAGCTCGATCACGTCAGGAGCCTGCAGTTCACCGAAAGCGAGCTGATCTGGCTGCAAGGCGCCCGCTTCTATGGCCAGCGCAATATTTTCCCGGGCGAGTTCATTGATGCCCTTCGCACAATGCGGCTGCCCGAATACCAGCTGCGCCAGGAAGGCGGCGAGTTCATTCTCGACTTTACCGGCCCCTGGTGGATGGTCTCCCATTGGGAGATCCCGGCCCTTTCGATCATCAACGAGCTGCGCGCCCGCTCCGCAATGGCGGACATGAGCGCTTACCAGCTGCGGGTTCTCTATTCCAACGCGACTTCGAAGCTGGTGCGCAAGCTCAAGGATCTGCGCGGCGCAGGCGTGCCGCGGATCGCCGAGTTCGGAACGCGCCGCCGCCACAGCTGGCTGTGGCAGGACTTCGTCATCAAGGCGATGCGTGAGGAGCTTGGCGGGAATTTCCTGGGCACCTCGAATGCGCTGCATGCGATGCGCCACGGCATTGAGGCTATTGGCACCAATGCGCATGAGCTGCCGATGACCATCGCTGCTCTTGCCCGCCTGGAGACCCAGGGCAGTGAGGATGCGAGCGTTGCGCGCGATGCGCTGTTCGAAAGCCAGTACGAGGTTCTGCGGCAGTGGCAGCAGACCTTCATCGGCAACCTCCTGGTGGCACTGCCCGATACGTTCGGATCGACCCAATTCCTGAAGAATGCCGGAGAAAATTTCCCGGAGATCGCTGCTTGGAAAGGCTTCCGGGAAGACAGTAAGGATCCCTTCGTCGGCGGTGAGGAGAAAATCGCGTTCTGGAAGGAGATCGGGCAGGATCCGCGCCAGAAAAGCCAGCTGTTTTCCGATGGCCTGGATGTTGACCAGATGATCGCGCTCCACGAGGCGTTTGGCGGCCGGATCCTCGACGGTTACGGCTGGGGGACCATGGCGACCAACGATTTCCGCGGCTGCGATCCCCGCGGTCTGGATTTACTGGATCCGATTTCCGTGGTGTGCAAGGTGAGCTATGTCATGCGCAGCGGGCGCGGCGGCATCTCCGCGGTGAAACTGTCGGACAACTACGAGAAAGCCACCGGCTCGGAGCGTGAAATCGCCTACTACCGTGAAGTATTCGGGGCTGAGGGCGTCGCAAACGCGCCGGTGATCGTCTGA
- a CDS encoding NUDIX domain-containing protein encodes MSRKVEVLGRERVYDGFFKVDAWRLRQTAEGREFEFSRLNFERGHAAAVLLYDPEADSVMCVEEFRIGMLAAGFEGDACFSLGPVAGMIDAGETPRGAAIREAHEEAGVEIEDRDILAEFTTLPSPGGSSETVTMLLARADLSGLKDAVYGEAGEAEQTWRRVLPREEVLARVEREPSAGHLSVLMMKLELLRLRGVLCEPAAQNGPEM; translated from the coding sequence ATGAGCCGCAAGGTTGAAGTTCTCGGGCGCGAGCGCGTCTATGACGGCTTTTTCAAGGTCGACGCATGGCGCTTGCGCCAAACGGCGGAAGGCCGTGAATTCGAATTCTCACGGCTCAATTTCGAGCGCGGTCATGCTGCCGCAGTGCTCCTCTATGACCCAGAGGCCGACAGCGTGATGTGTGTCGAGGAGTTCCGGATCGGCATGCTGGCGGCTGGCTTTGAGGGCGATGCATGTTTCAGCCTGGGGCCTGTGGCGGGCATGATTGACGCTGGCGAAACCCCACGCGGCGCGGCCATCCGTGAAGCCCACGAGGAGGCCGGTGTCGAGATCGAGGATCGCGATATCCTGGCGGAGTTCACGACCCTCCCCTCCCCCGGCGGTTCCAGCGAGACGGTGACGATGCTCCTGGCGCGCGCAGATCTGAGCGGGCTCAAGGATGCCGTCTACGGCGAGGCGGGTGAGGCCGAACAGACCTGGCGCCGGGTGCTGCCGCGGGAAGAGGTGCTTGCGCGCGTCGAGCGCGAGCCATCGGCCGGTCACCTCAGCGTTCTGATGATGAAGCTGGAACTCTTGCGGCTGCGCGGCGTGCTGTGCGAACCTGCGGCGCAAAACGGCCCGGAAATGTAA